In Gracilimonas sp., a single window of DNA contains:
- a CDS encoding RsmE family RNA methyltransferase: MDNVFFTEPGNIYGNQLELEGQEARHAAKVLRFNIGDQLFASDGKGNRYRTKVTSISKNSVLADIEETTSHPESRVKKVLAFGAIKKRDRLEFAVEKAVELDAWEICVFDADHSERSRVNEERLRSIVLSAFKQSKRYWLPKVVYKDSLDEVFKDYQGFNPVMAHMEVEENRADKLNEGNNLLLVGPEGGFSDREIELAKENGTAFISLGKYRLRAETAVTAILSQFLFTR; the protein is encoded by the coding sequence ATGGATAATGTTTTTTTTACCGAACCGGGAAATATCTATGGAAATCAGCTTGAACTGGAGGGCCAGGAAGCACGCCATGCTGCTAAAGTTCTAAGGTTTAATATTGGAGACCAGCTTTTTGCTTCGGATGGGAAAGGAAACAGGTACCGGACAAAGGTTACTTCTATTTCCAAAAACTCTGTGCTGGCAGATATAGAAGAAACAACTTCACATCCTGAATCCCGGGTAAAAAAAGTTTTGGCATTTGGGGCAATCAAGAAAAGAGATCGGTTAGAGTTTGCTGTTGAAAAAGCCGTGGAGCTGGATGCTTGGGAAATCTGTGTGTTTGATGCGGATCACTCAGAACGCTCCAGGGTTAATGAAGAGCGACTAAGATCTATAGTGTTGAGTGCATTCAAACAGAGCAAGCGTTATTGGCTTCCTAAAGTTGTTTATAAAGATTCTTTGGATGAAGTTTTCAAGGATTACCAAGGTTTTAATCCGGTTATGGCACATATGGAAGTTGAAGAAAACCGTGCCGATAAGTTGAATGAGGGGAACAACTTGTTGCTTGTAGGCCCGGAAGGAGGATTTTCAGATCGTGAGATAGAACTTGCTAAAGAAAACGGAACAGCGTTTATTTCTTTAGGAAAATACAGACTCCGAGCCGAGACTGCAGTTACTGCAATTTTATCACAGTTTCTTTTTACAAGATAG
- a CDS encoding 2'-deoxycytidine 5'-triphosphate deaminase, with product MSEILKEVQLRTKGILPVQKLKLLHELGIINSDSDYPIEEDQFQPNSIDLRLGKVAYRVRCSFLPENDTVEEKVGKLKMYEVPITEGAVLEQNCVYIIPLLESLSMPESNNSVQKGLFNGSEEKSDVKLGTIETLSAKANPKSSTGRLDVFTRVITDYSHRFEEITPGYKGGLYLEVVPKSFSIKVKTGQRLNQLRVRHGFEVLSDQDLLRVHGSDPLLFNENRKPVSMEKIKVKQGLFMSVHLKGKKGEIIGYKAKKHNNYIDLANIGHYEIDEFWEPIYAQQNDQLILEPEAFYIFASKERIRVPAHLACEMMAYDTGSGELRTHYAGFFDSGFGGTIEDKGARAVLEVRSHDVPFMIEDGQTMFSMQFEPNAERPDFVYGDEIESNYQGQDLKLGKHFKQP from the coding sequence ATGTCTGAGATCCTGAAAGAAGTTCAGCTTCGCACAAAAGGTATTTTGCCGGTCCAAAAACTTAAGCTCCTTCATGAGCTGGGAATTATTAATTCTGATTCGGACTACCCCATTGAAGAAGATCAATTTCAACCAAATTCTATTGATTTAAGGCTGGGTAAAGTGGCCTATCGTGTACGATGCAGTTTTCTGCCCGAAAATGATACGGTTGAAGAAAAAGTCGGGAAACTTAAGATGTATGAAGTTCCGATTACAGAAGGTGCCGTATTGGAACAAAATTGTGTGTACATCATACCTTTGCTGGAATCATTAAGTATGCCGGAGTCAAACAATTCTGTTCAAAAAGGATTGTTTAACGGAAGTGAAGAGAAAAGTGATGTAAAGCTCGGAACCATTGAAACCCTTTCAGCTAAAGCTAATCCAAAAAGTTCTACCGGCCGCCTGGATGTTTTTACAAGGGTGATTACCGACTATTCGCACCGATTTGAAGAAATCACGCCGGGCTATAAGGGTGGGTTGTATTTAGAAGTAGTACCAAAGTCATTTTCCATTAAAGTGAAAACAGGACAACGATTAAATCAGCTCAGGGTTCGTCATGGGTTTGAGGTGCTTTCAGATCAGGATTTATTGCGGGTTCATGGTTCCGATCCGCTTTTATTCAATGAAAACCGAAAACCGGTTTCTATGGAGAAAATAAAGGTGAAACAGGGATTATTTATGAGTGTTCACCTTAAAGGAAAAAAAGGAGAGATCATAGGCTACAAAGCCAAAAAACATAACAATTACATAGATCTTGCCAATATTGGCCATTATGAAATAGATGAATTTTGGGAACCCATTTATGCTCAACAAAATGATCAGTTAATCCTGGAACCGGAGGCTTTTTATATTTTTGCCTCGAAAGAGCGTATTCGGGTGCCGGCTCACCTGGCCTGCGAAATGATGGCTTATGATACCGGCTCAGGAGAGCTTAGAACCCACTATGCAGGATTTTTTGATAGCGGTTTTGGCGGTACTATTGAAGATAAGGGAGCCCGCGCCGTGCTGGAGGTACGCTCTCACGACGTGCCATTTATGATTGAGGATGGACAAACCATGTTTAGTATGCAGTTTGAACCCAATGCGGAACGCCCGGATTTTGTTTATGGTGATGAAATTGAAAGTAATTACCAGGGACAGGATCTCAAACTCGGTAAACATTTCAAACAGCCATGA
- a CDS encoding nitrilase-related carbon-nitrogen hydrolase, with protein MKIALIQQPCSVDKAQNLARGLKSAREAAKAGANILCFAELGFEPFYPQHQNPEAPSKYAETIPGPITDAFAEIAKEHGVVIILNLYEKDGDSLYDSSPVIHSDGTILGTTRMVHITDYACFYEQDYYTPGDQGAPVYKTPFGKIGVAICYDRHYPEYMRALAIAGAEIVFIPQAGSVGEWPDGLYEAEVRTAAFQNGYFTALCNRVGEEPKLTFAGESFVCNPSGEVIAKAGTGTEEILYCDVNLSEVQESHAKKLFLRDRRPELYSDWLK; from the coding sequence ATGAAAATCGCACTTATCCAACAACCTTGTTCCGTAGATAAAGCTCAAAATTTAGCTCGTGGATTAAAATCTGCAAGAGAAGCTGCCAAAGCCGGCGCCAATATTCTTTGCTTTGCAGAATTAGGTTTTGAGCCCTTCTATCCACAGCATCAAAATCCTGAGGCTCCGTCTAAGTATGCTGAAACGATCCCGGGGCCAATCACTGATGCATTTGCTGAAATAGCCAAAGAACATGGAGTGGTGATTATTCTGAATTTGTATGAAAAAGACGGTGATTCGCTTTACGATAGCTCACCTGTTATCCATAGCGACGGCACTATTTTAGGCACTACGCGGATGGTACACATTACGGATTACGCATGTTTCTACGAACAAGATTACTATACCCCCGGAGATCAGGGGGCACCAGTTTATAAAACACCTTTCGGTAAAATAGGCGTGGCAATTTGCTATGACCGTCACTATCCGGAATACATGCGTGCCCTGGCAATAGCAGGAGCTGAAATCGTATTTATTCCCCAAGCTGGCTCTGTGGGCGAATGGCCGGATGGATTATATGAAGCCGAAGTACGAACGGCTGCTTTTCAAAACGGATACTTTACTGCTTTATGTAATCGTGTAGGAGAAGAGCCGAAGTTAACTTTTGCAGGTGAATCATTTGTATGTAATCCCTCAGGAGAAGTAATTGCCAAAGCGGGAACAGGAACAGAAGAAATTTTATATTGTGATGTAAACCTTTCGGAAGTACAAGAATCTCATGCAAAAAAACTATTTTTAAGAGACCGTCGCCCTGAATTATATAGTGATTGGTTGAAATAA
- a CDS encoding HU family DNA-binding protein, with product MTKADIVDIISSSVGLTKVETEAVVNGFMETVIDAMKRGENIELRGFGSFKVVKRAQRVARNPKTNEEVIVPEQYAPVLKMSKDFKEAVNEAHMIEN from the coding sequence ATGACTAAAGCAGACATTGTTGATATTATTTCGTCATCTGTAGGTTTAACTAAAGTGGAAACCGAGGCAGTCGTAAACGGATTCATGGAAACGGTAATTGATGCCATGAAACGCGGAGAAAATATCGAATTACGAGGATTTGGCAGTTTTAAAGTTGTAAAGAGAGCACAAAGAGTGGCCCGAAATCCAAAAACAAATGAAGAAGTTATAGTACCTGAACAATACGCTCCGGTATTAAAAATGTCGAAAGATTTTAAAGAGGCAGTGAACGAAGCACACATGATTGAAAATTGA
- a CDS encoding sodium:alanine symporter family protein — translation MEVFEQAVNWMNNLVWSTPEQFPLMVVVLLGFGIFITLRLGFVQVRRFAHGVKSVMGIYDNPDDTGDVNHFQALTTALSATVGIGNIAGVAIAIHYGGPGALFWMWVTAFFGMAIKYTECTLAVQYRIKNEDGSVSGGPMYYIERGLGPNWKWLAVFFAAMAVICSFLTGNAVQANTVADTMYSTFQIPSWVSGIVTATFVGVVIVGGIKRIGQVTARLMPLMALIYVLGALIILALNAGAVIPAFGTIFTSAFTPEAGLFGVGSGLFLTTLVWGIKRGLFSNEAGQGSAPIAHGAAKTEEPVREGVVALLEPFIDTIVVCTMTGLVIVATGVWEERHDMVFDPGNRDNAVVVTDNSNTLIIEDGIPVNGEVTRNDFETGVFYVDEEQNEVFSGTLNTATGTFTDDEGNVVATVYTSIIENGAPLTSLAFEKGLAPIFPYGKHLVTICVLLFGVSTAISWSYYGDRSIQYLAGDKSIIYYKVVYLGMHFLGAIFPLATVWAIGDIALGLMTFPNIIALFALSGSVVVASKKYFNKMEELEGEN, via the coding sequence ATGGAAGTATTTGAACAAGCTGTCAACTGGATGAATAATCTGGTTTGGTCGACCCCCGAACAATTCCCACTAATGGTAGTGGTTCTGTTAGGATTCGGAATCTTCATCACCCTTCGCCTCGGATTTGTACAAGTCAGACGTTTCGCCCACGGAGTAAAATCCGTTATGGGTATTTACGACAATCCTGACGATACCGGTGATGTGAATCACTTTCAGGCTTTAACTACCGCACTCTCAGCTACAGTAGGTATTGGTAATATTGCTGGTGTAGCTATTGCCATTCATTATGGAGGCCCCGGTGCACTTTTCTGGATGTGGGTAACCGCTTTTTTCGGGATGGCCATCAAGTACACCGAATGTACCCTGGCTGTTCAATACAGAATAAAAAATGAAGATGGATCCGTTTCAGGCGGCCCCATGTATTATATAGAAAGGGGATTAGGACCAAACTGGAAATGGCTGGCTGTGTTTTTTGCCGCAATGGCTGTTATCTGTTCATTCCTCACAGGTAATGCTGTTCAGGCAAATACGGTGGCTGATACCATGTACAGTACCTTCCAGATCCCCAGCTGGGTTTCGGGAATCGTAACAGCAACTTTTGTTGGGGTTGTAATTGTTGGCGGTATTAAAAGAATTGGCCAGGTAACTGCCCGTCTAATGCCTCTGATGGCACTGATTTATGTGTTAGGTGCCCTTATTATTCTAGCACTGAATGCAGGTGCGGTTATCCCTGCTTTTGGAACTATTTTTACCTCCGCCTTTACCCCTGAAGCTGGATTATTTGGAGTTGGTTCCGGATTATTCCTCACTACCTTGGTCTGGGGTATTAAGCGTGGATTATTCTCGAATGAAGCTGGACAAGGTTCAGCTCCTATTGCTCACGGTGCTGCCAAAACAGAAGAACCAGTACGTGAGGGGGTTGTAGCCCTACTGGAACCATTTATCGATACCATTGTGGTATGTACCATGACCGGACTGGTTATTGTTGCCACCGGTGTTTGGGAAGAGCGACACGACATGGTATTTGATCCTGGAAACCGAGACAATGCAGTAGTAGTAACGGACAACAGTAATACATTGATTATTGAGGACGGTATACCGGTTAATGGTGAAGTAACCCGTAACGATTTTGAGACCGGAGTCTTTTACGTAGATGAAGAACAAAACGAAGTATTTTCCGGTACTTTAAATACAGCAACAGGCACTTTTACCGATGACGAAGGTAACGTAGTGGCCACCGTTTATACCAGTATCATAGAGAATGGGGCCCCGCTAACATCACTTGCTTTCGAGAAAGGACTGGCCCCTATCTTCCCCTATGGAAAACACCTGGTTACTATTTGTGTACTTTTATTTGGAGTATCAACGGCGATAAGCTGGAGCTACTATGGTGACCGCTCCATCCAGTATTTGGCAGGTGATAAATCTATTATCTACTATAAAGTGGTATATCTTGGTATGCACTTTCTGGGTGCTATTTTCCCGCTCGCAACCGTCTGGGCTATTGGAGATATTGCGCTTGGGTTGATGACCTTCCCGAACATTATTGCTTTATTTGCCCTCTCAGGTTCAGTGGTTGTAGCAAGTAAAAAATATTTCAATAAAATGGAAGAACTGGAAGGTGAAAATTAA
- the upp gene encoding uracil phosphoribosyltransferase yields the protein MKYVTEIDHPVVKRYLTILRDKTTETAAFRRAMGSIGTILAYQALTDLPLKEREVETPIQKTTGYKPGVEVFVIPILRAGLSLVDGIISFMPDAKVGHIGVYRDEKTHEPVNYYHNFPGGLKGAYTLVVDPMLATGGSGSHAINFLKQNGADNIRFVSLICAPEGIDRLQKDHPDVPIITAAIDEKLDENAFIVPGLGDAGDRYFGTL from the coding sequence ATGAAATACGTTACTGAAATAGATCACCCGGTGGTAAAACGTTATCTCACGATTTTGCGGGATAAAACAACAGAAACAGCCGCATTTCGCCGGGCGATGGGAAGCATCGGTACTATTCTTGCCTATCAGGCACTTACTGATCTTCCATTAAAAGAACGTGAAGTAGAAACTCCTATTCAAAAAACTACCGGCTATAAGCCGGGGGTTGAAGTTTTTGTTATCCCTATTTTACGGGCGGGACTTAGCCTTGTAGATGGCATCATCAGCTTTATGCCGGATGCTAAAGTAGGGCATATAGGCGTTTACCGTGATGAAAAAACGCATGAGCCTGTAAATTACTACCATAACTTCCCTGGAGGACTTAAAGGGGCTTACACACTTGTTGTTGACCCCATGCTGGCCACCGGAGGCAGCGGATCTCATGCAATCAATTTTTTAAAACAAAACGGAGCCGACAATATCCGTTTTGTTTCATTAATTTGTGCTCCGGAAGGGATTGACCGGCTTCAGAAGGATCATCCTGACGTTCCAATAATCACAGCCGCTATTGATGAAAAACTTGACGAAAACGCATTTATCGTACCGGGTCTCGGCGATGCGGGAGACCGTTATTTTGGCACGCTTTAG
- the lptC gene encoding LPS export ABC transporter periplasmic protein LptC, with protein sequence MARFRSLLFCVLVIAFISSCGELSEYENKQVEKALSDSLLTLTESWGVNMEIMEEGQLKLKLKGRYAASIKTEQQNITRISGPVYIEIFNEEGQADTFVDSDSAVYKPDESIFELFGNVFVQAPEDKRLRSQYLKWDRTQDRVSTPEFLIIVTPTDSVSAIGFEGETNLSNYTLREVTGETVIN encoded by the coding sequence TTGGCACGCTTTAGGTCCCTTCTTTTTTGTGTTTTAGTGATCGCATTTATCTCAAGTTGCGGAGAACTTTCAGAATACGAAAACAAACAGGTTGAAAAGGCATTAAGTGATTCACTGTTAACCCTGACAGAAAGCTGGGGTGTGAACATGGAGATTATGGAAGAGGGTCAACTCAAGCTCAAACTCAAAGGCCGTTACGCTGCTTCTATAAAAACTGAACAACAAAACATTACAAGAATCAGCGGTCCGGTTTATATCGAAATTTTCAATGAAGAGGGACAAGCTGATACCTTTGTTGACTCAGACAGTGCTGTTTATAAGCCTGATGAGTCCATTTTTGAACTCTTTGGGAATGTTTTTGTCCAGGCTCCGGAAGATAAACGGCTGCGATCCCAATATTTGAAATGGGACCGTACACAGGACCGGGTCTCCACGCCGGAATTTCTAATCATTGTAACCCCTACTGATAGTGTCAGCGCCATTGGCTTTGAGGGAGAAACCAACCTCAGCAATTATACTTTAAGGGAAGTAACCGGAGAAACCGTAATAAATTGA
- a CDS encoding OstA-like protein codes for MKYLHPILFLVFIFTVFLVIPATTFAQNVVQIERAREVQNVTKDGEPIRKLYEARLKTGNVVMVCDSAWHYLNRNEIRAFGNIQIDTSDEIIWSDTLYYYTNEELSLLRGRVIIQQDNTTLFGEKVDYNFLTKVAFFEEGIRLEDEDGTLIAQRGTYFQNQDSAIFRGNVQIADSAQYAEGDSLFINRETEYLQLYSNIFVADSTNNGILTGDYLEADSSGRRYVDGNSYLRQISADTTDTTHINSDQLLMLDQDTTDLVRSYGNVRVWSNNFSSVSDTLLYDSSSEVFELISNPIAWHNNIQLAGPYISVQMDSNQVRQLKAYHKTIAVQEDSVTGRLHQIKGDTLIADFTKGDISRIKIYPNSQVLYHTKNEQDEPDGAVEYSSPQTVMYFKNGDLNRVVAGKNDGFFFEEFAGLKDRRLDGFTWNPDRRPQRPQVEAVPRFPPVPTARPFELPARFLEHMLQRVPEE; via the coding sequence TTGAAATATTTACACCCAATACTTTTTCTTGTATTCATTTTCACTGTTTTTTTGGTGATACCTGCCACCACTTTTGCTCAAAATGTGGTCCAGATTGAACGGGCCAGAGAGGTTCAAAATGTTACGAAGGATGGCGAGCCCATACGTAAATTGTATGAAGCACGACTAAAAACCGGTAATGTGGTAATGGTTTGCGACAGTGCCTGGCATTATTTGAATCGAAATGAAATCAGGGCATTTGGGAATATTCAAATCGACACATCCGATGAAATCATCTGGAGTGACACCCTCTATTATTATACCAATGAGGAACTGAGCCTGCTCCGGGGACGAGTCATCATTCAACAGGATAACACTACGCTTTTCGGTGAAAAAGTAGACTACAATTTCCTTACCAAAGTTGCCTTTTTTGAAGAAGGAATCCGCCTGGAAGATGAAGACGGCACCCTTATCGCACAACGAGGTACGTATTTCCAAAATCAGGACAGCGCCATTTTTCGAGGTAATGTTCAAATAGCTGATTCGGCTCAGTATGCCGAGGGAGACAGTCTTTTTATAAATCGTGAAACAGAATATCTGCAGTTATACAGTAATATTTTTGTAGCCGATAGTACCAATAACGGGATTCTTACCGGAGATTACCTCGAAGCCGATTCTTCCGGAAGACGGTATGTAGATGGCAATTCCTATCTTCGCCAAATCAGTGCAGATACAACTGATACAACCCATATAAATTCAGATCAATTGTTGATGCTTGATCAAGATACTACGGATCTCGTCCGTTCTTATGGTAACGTTCGGGTATGGTCAAACAATTTTTCATCCGTATCTGATACTCTCTTGTATGATTCTTCCTCTGAAGTATTTGAGCTTATTTCAAATCCTATAGCATGGCACAATAATATTCAACTTGCCGGGCCTTATATTTCTGTTCAAATGGATAGCAATCAGGTTCGGCAACTGAAGGCATACCATAAAACCATCGCTGTTCAGGAAGACAGTGTCACCGGCCGGCTTCATCAAATCAAAGGAGATACGCTGATTGCCGATTTCACCAAAGGTGATATCTCCCGAATCAAAATTTATCCAAATAGCCAGGTTCTGTATCACACAAAAAATGAACAAGATGAACCGGACGGTGCCGTAGAGTATTCCTCCCCTCAGACCGTTATGTATTTCAAGAATGGAGACCTGAACCGTGTTGTAGCAGGCAAGAATGATGGTTTTTTCTTTGAAGAATTTGCGGGATTAAAAGACCGAAGATTAGATGGCTTCACATGGAATCCTGACCGGCGACCTCAGCGTCCACAGGTTGAAGCAGTTCCCCGCTTTCCTCCTGTTCCCACCGCCAGACCTTTTGAATTACCTGCCCGGTTCCTGGAACATATGCTGCAGCGAGTTCCTGAAGAATAA
- a CDS encoding 6-bladed beta-propeller has protein sequence MKLKLKGVVILFSLGFILAACGGEEPRTSGEILDNVQTFTADQIFAFDHVDTVYFSHLGYQSEVLENGNIVIPDREIPSLVVIDELGKLKKRIGEGRGPGEVLDAYRFTKDINGHIYTYDQDNEKLIIYDENLDLIREIIPPNYEATTILKAYPTGDENQLLFELTSFEYLRGETKDRENILIQYDIESEAYGEEMTLEAQPYARLYIDGRPAGATLVPYSYGNITAYNPEDQTLFVFDTATDLIAEISASFDTVRTIPVNFPTEEISAAERDSMEAEYNDARWDVLKDVLPEIKAPVQEMIYQNGEFWMESNIEGDTEMWLVLNMEGQITKVVHLPKESLLMHVSDEHLGVRLDDVTFALFENPTPESSEDEEVTF, from the coding sequence ATGAAGTTAAAGTTAAAAGGGGTTGTAATACTATTCAGTTTGGGGTTCATATTGGCTGCGTGTGGAGGTGAAGAGCCAAGAACTTCCGGTGAAATTTTAGATAATGTCCAAACTTTTACGGCTGATCAGATTTTTGCTTTCGATCACGTTGATACCGTTTACTTTTCGCATTTGGGTTATCAAAGTGAAGTACTGGAAAATGGAAATATTGTAATTCCTGACCGGGAGATACCAAGCTTGGTGGTTATTGACGAACTAGGAAAACTGAAGAAGAGAATAGGGGAAGGGCGTGGTCCCGGCGAAGTTTTAGATGCCTACCGGTTTACAAAAGATATAAACGGACATATCTACACTTATGACCAAGATAATGAAAAGCTAATCATCTATGACGAAAATTTGGATTTGATTCGGGAGATTATCCCGCCAAATTATGAAGCTACTACTATTTTAAAAGCGTATCCAACCGGAGATGAGAATCAGCTTTTGTTTGAATTAACATCTTTCGAATACCTGCGGGGTGAAACCAAAGATCGCGAAAATATTCTCATCCAATACGATATTGAATCTGAAGCATATGGCGAAGAAATGACTTTGGAAGCACAGCCTTATGCCCGTTTATATATTGATGGCCGGCCGGCTGGGGCAACATTGGTTCCCTATAGCTATGGAAATATCACGGCTTATAATCCTGAGGACCAAACTCTTTTTGTGTTTGACACAGCTACCGATCTGATTGCTGAAATTAGTGCTTCGTTTGATACAGTCCGCACTATTCCGGTAAATTTCCCGACTGAAGAAATTTCTGCTGCAGAAAGAGATTCAATGGAGGCAGAATATAATGATGCCAGGTGGGATGTTTTGAAAGATGTACTTCCGGAAATAAAAGCCCCGGTTCAAGAAATGATCTATCAAAATGGTGAATTTTGGATGGAATCGAATATTGAAGGGGATACTGAAATGTGGCTGGTTTTGAATATGGAAGGACAGATCACGAAAGTGGTACATCTCCCCAAAGAAAGTTTGCTTATGCATGTATCCGACGAACACTTGGGCGTTCGGCTGGATGATGTGACGTTTGCCCTTTTCGAAAACCCTACACCGGAATCTTCTGAGGATGAAGAAGTTACTTTTTAG
- a CDS encoding beta-N-acetylhexosaminidase gives MSRKNHFYNFYSPLFLILTLILSGTVEAQNIIPKPVSIVQGEGVFELNDRTQIYISEESEELRFLGNYLNDLLYSATWMDHSIHLESSKPDSGIFLVIDQNAKFKNSEAYKLTVTPSTITISAPASTGLFYGVQTLRQLFPVSIEHNKPSLASNNQKWETPAVEITDYPRFEYRGLHLDVARHFFPVEFIKKYIDLLAMHKMNRFHWHLTEDQGWRIEIKKYPKLTEIGAWRDSTLIGHYGTDEYDNVRHGGFYTQEEIKEVVRYAGERHIIVIPEIEMPGHSSAALAAYPEFGCFEKEYHVQSTWGVFEDIYCPKEETFEFLEDVLTEVMELFPSKYIHIGGDEAPKKQWEESRLAQQVIEREGLKDEHELQSYFITRIEKFLNNHGRQIIGWDEILQGGLAPQATVMSWRGEAGGIEAAQMKHDVIMTPWSSNYFDHYQADPDTEPLAIGGFTTLKDVYHYEPIPEELNEEEAKYILGAQGNLWTEYMHSGDKVEYMAYPRAVALAEVLWSPISQKDWFSFWGRLQTHFERLDILEVNYARHYQGSKP, from the coding sequence ATGAGCCGCAAAAATCATTTTTACAATTTCTATTCTCCTTTGTTTTTGATCCTGACCTTAATTTTATCAGGAACGGTAGAGGCTCAAAACATTATTCCAAAACCCGTTTCTATTGTTCAGGGGGAAGGCGTTTTTGAACTGAATGATCGCACACAAATTTATATTTCTGAGGAAAGTGAAGAGCTCAGGTTTCTTGGCAACTACCTTAACGACCTGCTCTATTCAGCTACCTGGATGGATCACTCTATTCATTTAGAAAGCTCAAAACCTGATTCCGGGATTTTTTTAGTGATCGATCAAAATGCAAAATTTAAAAATAGCGAAGCGTATAAACTGACCGTAACTCCCTCAACTATTACTATTTCAGCTCCTGCTTCGACCGGGCTATTTTACGGGGTACAAACCCTACGGCAACTCTTCCCTGTATCCATTGAACATAATAAACCGTCACTGGCATCAAACAATCAAAAATGGGAGACCCCGGCTGTTGAAATTACGGATTATCCGAGGTTTGAATACCGTGGCCTGCATCTGGATGTAGCCCGCCATTTTTTCCCGGTGGAGTTCATCAAGAAATACATCGACCTGTTGGCAATGCACAAGATGAACCGGTTTCATTGGCATCTCACGGAAGATCAGGGGTGGCGTATTGAGATCAAGAAATATCCGAAGCTGACTGAGATCGGTGCCTGGCGGGATTCAACCCTTATTGGTCATTACGGTACAGATGAATATGATAATGTACGGCACGGTGGTTTTTATACTCAGGAAGAAATTAAAGAAGTCGTTCGATATGCCGGAGAACGACATATCATTGTCATTCCTGAAATAGAGATGCCGGGACATTCCAGTGCAGCACTTGCTGCTTACCCCGAATTCGGTTGTTTTGAAAAAGAATATCATGTTCAGTCAACATGGGGCGTCTTTGAAGATATTTACTGTCCAAAAGAGGAAACTTTTGAATTTTTAGAAGATGTATTGACAGAGGTGATGGAGCTTTTTCCAAGTAAATACATTCATATTGGCGGGGACGAAGCTCCCAAGAAACAATGGGAAGAAAGCAGGCTTGCTCAACAGGTAATTGAACGGGAAGGCTTGAAAGATGAACATGAGCTGCAAAGCTATTTTATTACCCGAATTGAAAAATTTCTAAATAACCATGGCCGGCAAATAATCGGCTGGGATGAAATCCTGCAAGGCGGGCTGGCTCCTCAGGCTACTGTTATGAGTTGGCGTGGTGAAGCCGGAGGTATTGAAGCTGCCCAGATGAAACACGATGTAATCATGACCCCTTGGTCTTCAAATTATTTTGATCATTACCAGGCAGATCCTGATACCGAACCATTGGCTATCGGAGGGTTTACCACTTTAAAAGATGTCTATCATTACGAACCGATTCCTGAAGAGCTTAACGAAGAAGAAGCAAAATATATACTGGGAGCCCAGGGTAATCTGTGGACTGAATACATGCACTCAGGCGATAAAGTGGAATATATGGCTTATCCCCGGGCAGTTGCTTTAGCAGAAGTATTATGGTCACCTATATCTCAAAAAGATTGGTTTAGCTTCTGGGGTCGTCTCCAAACTCATTTTGAACGGCTCGACATATTAGAAGTAAATTATGCCCGGCATTATCAAGGAAGCAAGCCCTAA